cataggccacacgcacgcagccatcgctggccacgatgcgcgcagcctatgtgctgcgtcgcgtctgctgctgctcaccctcgcaaggcatcaatcgtaGCACGCGAgacagtgctcgctgcgcgcgccagcgctcgatgcacgcgagccagtgctcgctgcgtgcgccagcgctcgatgcacgcgagccagtgctcgctgcgcgcgccagcgctcgctgcacgaggcattgctcgctgcacgcgagcaaGCGCTCCCTGCGCGCGAGCCCGCGCTCGCttcgcgaggcagtgcgcgctgtggcgcagctcgcttgctgcccacacgcgactgctcgctgccttgcctctcgcccttgcccactcgcccatcgcgcatagcacacgacacaaggcagggctactgccttgtgctcgcgcaccattgccttgctcgctgcattcgtaccgcatggtcgacgagctccctttctcgtcgtcgcatgtccgcactatacaacaccccttaagggtaacacgtagcgtccattgctttgtgcgtgcaagtttaatgagcgaattgcataaaaattaaaacttttatttccaaaattaatgacaaattaataaatcatattaatttcataattttagggcgaaaaatcgaaaatttattaattaattaatttccgattaacatggattcaaatataggtcataaaaatttaaaatttaacacaaattaacaatttttatggtggtttttaatcataggtatctaattaaattattaattaattatgaaaatcaaatcaattctaaattattcgaattttcaacaaattaattataatgacaaattagattgcataattaacaaggctaggcattcaaacttgttaaatatatacagtaggtcaatcaaaaattcaagatttatcaacaagaatcgcaaatatttaatttaacattttaaatttacaaacttttgcgttcgaaaaactaaaacctccgaaaagtcatagttaggcttcgaatttgggaattctgggttcggccgaaaattactatttttgtcaaaattttagaatgccttttacgtgcggaattgacacaaaaatcactcgatttgaatgagtaacgaagaaactgccgaaaaactgcgtacatataattaaataaacgcaatttacaattaattaacaattacgaaaattaattacgccttttaattctttgcaaatttgtaaaatttaaccatgtttatgcaatttagattatgaaaataataagaggctcagataccactgttaggttatgatacatatgacaaaacgtaaatcatgcggaaaaaccataaagctaggaaacatattatttacacataatcatttagcataatttagatgcattatttttctttctatttaatttcttcttaggcaataagtacttttacttcaactgtataggttgctagtgatgctttgtttggatttacctatccaagcagttcaaagATATATGGAAGACttttccagttgtatcttagaacatagaaattaatatttaatttcccacgcaacaactcatggtctctaatccatgtttccatttcaaaacacgatgctctatagctcgtccttgtcaatggttaacccCAAAGGattcttgcttgatcctttgctagtgtttatgcgtgtagcatcaataattagcatatctttatttccttgaatcaagaactactcttatgtaccttttcaagtaccataagtttttcttgatctcaatctagttgatctttacttagatcaatagagattggtatatgttcgtcatgcctaaagccatacaatacatttttggcgatcctcatattatatcatacatgataaattcttttgcagaataattcccaattaaattctattcatgtaactttagctcatctagtttcagtagatactaattccagctaaattctttgacatataatataggtgaagaatcttatctagatcctttgatgtttaacttagtaaatgcttatacatagttcaaacattcagtacttagatttattcatatgggtctaatatctccaatggagtattttgtgtttgatttagtaaattccattacttaatccaaaacaatattataagatctttgtaaatagatcttaatacctagtatgtactaagtttcgccattgtccatcattgatgaataatttcaaatctaagtatttagcatttgaatgttatttcataatagagagatatgtgtgtgatacacataggaccaattaagttttatgtactcccactaaatttcttatatatctataagaatcatgtacattttatgaaactaaaatacttattagcttcactaaaatgtAGTTCTAATtctcaattgcttgcttaaatctgtacttagattttataagctagctatctttttcaagcatttatttggatccacaaatcctatgacataccatgtacatagtttattccaacatttgattgaggaatatgttttgtcatccaattgccatatgtaccaatatgcaatcattgcttgatttatagacttgagcattacgattatgcatgaggtttcaacacaatccacgccgtgaatttttttgtaacttttagaaactaatctagctctgtgtgtgaacataattccatattttgatggtttttatttttaaaaccaatttgcaaccaataggtgtaaaccattcttgcaaatcaacaaaatttcaattttgtcattaaaacattggttatgttttatgccctttaaccatttaaaacattgagtctatatatggcctctaaccattttagggaatctatatttcgtcatagctttctcacaagtcacaaactcattaatctacgtgataatagtttgactgcaagttgtaggtttcttcactatgtaatagaagaatctcatagtttcattgacctgaactttatgtttcttcactatctaatagaagaatctcatagtttcagtgacttgaactctatgcctacttgggtatagaacatcaaacaatagaatatcaacagacactttgaaagtcctttgaatattctgttctccttgaagcacttgtaaagtcttctaagagatgtctattctttaaagccacttctaaactCTTTAAGAAtatgtgttcggattttctgaagaacttcggaaagcctccggaatgtccgtttatgtttgttgttcgcctcgaagactttcgaggtctattttctcccacttgtcattttagaaatgaatctccaaaaggacattacttcgagcaaacaaacattatgttctcaaaaattcgtggtagaaacaatacccttgtgtcttatttgaataaatcaaaatgaaacatatatctatacttgggccttagtttgttgaataacaaacactaagctcccattgagtttaggaactctgtagatatattatgaaaagatattatgaaattacttttcaatagctttgacgaatttggtttagtttggtggtagttgagcattttattttagaaattataggaaaagtctttatgattcatcattgatcgaatcaagtactaattgacttcgatcattccacttagatatgccatatctcatggagctagattgtgaaattacaacacacaatcattgatgatcatttttggtctcaagcaatcattaacatgatcgatcctagatctttatgatttcttaccaagtgggatttatacttctgaatctttgaattagccaaacagattcaaacttatatcacattgagtaaataaacctatattcactcaaatctgtgtgaattgaaataataaagtcataaaacctttctttagctttgaactctattgtctcactagtggaaaaaacccctgttgtagcccccttgttgaggggggcatacataagcgcgcctcaatagctacttagtcaacgcgggtcaaatattttactattctattgaggcgggcttttgtggtgttcgcttctacagaagctgttgaagggggctttccttgcccgcctcaatagaaagaagctgttgaagggggcttttaattgcccgcctcaatagggtctttctgttgaagggggcttttaattgcccgcctcaataggctaCATTAAATTTAAATCAATTACAACCACCGCCAAACAGATAAGCTAGATCTCTTCACATCTCGTCGTACTTCACATCTCTTCCAACGCATACCTATCCTTACCGCGcgactccaccaccaccataaccaccaccaccaccttcctcaccgcgcggctccaccaccaccatctgaaGGAGAGTTTCCCCACCGTCGTCTTTCCTACCTTCGCGCGACTCCATCTGTTTCACACAATCGATTTGTGAAGCTAGGTTAGTTTTTATTTGCAATTATTTGGGTAATAATCCTCTTTTTTCTCGTGCATTTTCCActtcatttcatttttgtttgatttcccTTGTTCATCGACCTAATTGCCCCTGTTTGTTGTTTGAATTCCTGCTCGACCTAACTCTATctgttttttgtttgaattcctgcttgaatttcatttttgtttgaatttctcGTGCTAGGTTAGTTTTCTTGGCGAACTAGGTGCGCTGTGCTCGGTGCCGGCTTTGCTGGCTTGTCCGTGGCGTGGCATTTGCTATTCGTACGCATCTCTCTCTTCTCAACTCTCAACCTTTCTCTTTCAATTATAATTATACCATgcatttcagtttttaaattgggTATTTCAATTATACTTGCATTTCAGTTTTCACAAATTAGGGTATTTCAATTATACTTGCATTTCAGTTTTCATAAACCAGGGTATTCAATTTTAAGATACGATAGTTTGTTTGTTTTGGAAGCACAGCCCCAAAGAATTGAAAGTAAAAGTTGACATTTTTGATGATGTTGGCATTGCTGGCGGCGCTTCTGGTGTTGCTGGAGGCCTCGTTCCCCTAAAGGTTACTGTTTTTTTTATGTGAATAATTCATGTTGTCcatatttactattttggatgCTTTTCTCATTAAGTCATCATATATTATATCAGTGAAGCTTCTATGGAGGGGTGAAGAATGCTGGACTGAGTTTTTGAATCTTCTAAATGTTGCAGAAGCTGCTGCCACGGCAGCTTCTAGTCCTCACTTTCCACTCAACACTACTGATTTCATTGTTCGAAGAACGTTAGTCTTTTTTCTTGAATTTATCTCATAAAGCCAATGCTTATAATATAATTCTTAGTGAAATATCTCATGGTGTAAGCTTCACTTCAGGGGCATATTGAGACCAACTGTTAGTGAAAAGATTTTGGATGTCATGCATCAAGTAATTTATCTTCACCTAATTTGCAGAATGTGGGATGTAAATAAGAATATGTCTCCAAAATGGATAAACTCGGGTTGATTGTTATATGAAGAATGCTCAAAATTGTCTAGCAAGTTGTCCAATACAGGCCGTTGATGAAGTTGCTGCAAGAGAGCTTATACCAAATTTATCTACGCCTTTGAACAGAGCCTTCTTTATGCCTAAAGCTGTGAATGTTAATCCCCACCACTATCTTAAGGTGTGAGGATCATCTCACTAATTGTATTATCATATTATGTGCTGAGCATATGTATGTGGTATATgtatttgattgatttttttatGCCAGGCACTTTTTCTTGCAAGTGAACATTTGGCCAAGAGGTTGTCATCAACAGGTTTCCCTGGCAAGGAAATAGCTTTGCACAAGAAAGTTGTCACTTCACTAAGTGAAGTGGGAGGTTATTTCTCATTCTGTCTTTAAACGAGCGATAGAGTGTGCCTTCCATTGAGCTGACTGGCTGCAGTTTGTTCATCCAGATGAATATGATGTTGTGATAGTTTGTCTTGGGGCTAGAGTTGACATGCTAGCTGACCTGTCTGGAATGCTTCCTTTAAGGACATGCAGAGGCATTGTTGCACACCTGCAGTTGAATGATCCCTTGTGGTAAGAATTTAACAAGTTTTAGTTTCAAGCACCATTTAACATTATTATACTGGTTGCTGTGATATGAATGAACGAGGGAAATAATAACTTATGACTTGTGAAGATATGACTGTTAGTGCGGCTGGAGGCCATGATCTATGCAATAGTTACCCTTGATCAAAAGAAGGATAAAAGGCGTTTTCAAAAGAGCTTTTTTTTCTGGTGAAGTTTCTGGATTCTGGAATGTTATAGCAGTTAGTAGCTATAGTAAAAGTAGAGATACTGTCATTAAAATCTCTAAACACTCTTACCTTGATATTAACCAGGCTGATACTGTTAACATCTATTGAAAGGTTGGGATCAGAGGCTATACTGACTACGATTTTGCCGAGAGTGATTTTGTGATGCTCTTTTCTAGGCTTTACTGTTAGCTTATATTGCTAATATGCATGTATGCTCTTGCATTGAGGTGCATTGAGAGCATTTACTTTTTTGGGAGAGGTAAGTTCagaaatacggagtattacaaTAGGTTGGGGAAAGTTCAAATAATTTATACCTGGATTATGCATGAAGACACAAGTGCTTATTGAACATTCATCGTTCATCTCCTCTTttttctttatatatatatatatatatatatatatatatatatatatatatatatatataggggaggaatccggtgagaacacctccttatgtaagaacacttcttatggtGAGAACAATTTTACACTCTCTATGTTCTATATTGATTAatatgacatttccgctcccaactttgaactaaagaacctaaggactcatttgattcttattacatgattaatatgcatagttttaactttctaaaactcattcgaatctatttatgcacatttaaggctcattaggtcgttataggtcatgtttagagctaaaatgacatttccgctcccaactttgaactaaagaacctaaggactcatttgattcttattacatgattaatatgcatagttttaactttctaaaactcattccaatctacgtatgcacatttaaggctcattgggtcgttataggtcatgtttagagctaaaatgacacttccgctcccaactttgaactaaagaacctaaggactcatttgattcttattacatgattaatatgcatagttttaactttctaaaactcattcgaatctatttatgcacatttaaggctcattaggtcgttataggtcatgtttagagctaaaatgacatttccgctcccaactttgaactaaagaacctaaggactcatttgattcttattacatgactaatatacatagttttaactttctaaaactcattcgaatctatttatgcacatttaaggctcattaggtcgttataggtcatgtttagagctaaaatgacatttccgctcccaactttgaactaaagaacctaaggactcatttgattcttattacatgactaatatgcatagttttaactttctaaaactcattcgaatctatttatgcacatttaaggctcattaggtcgttataggtcatgtttagagctaaaatgacatttccgctcccaactttgaactaaagaacctaaggactcatttgattcttattacatgactaatatgcatagttttaactttctaaaactcattccaatctatttatgcacatttaaggctcattaggtcgttataggtcatgtttagagctaaaatgacatttccgctcccaactttgaactaaagaacctaaggactcatttgattcttattacatgactaatatgcatagttttaactttctaaaactcattcgaatctatttatgcacatttaaggctcattaggtcgttataggtcatgtttagagctaaaatgacatttccgctcccaactttgaactaaagaacctaaggactcatttgattcttattacatgactaatatacatagtttttactttctaaaactcattcgaatctatttatgcacatttaaggctcattaggtcgttataggtcatgtttagagctaaaatgacatttccgctcccaactttgaactaaagaacctaaggactcatttgattcttattacatgattaatatgcatagttttaactttctaaaactcattccaatctacgtatgcacatttaaggctcattgggtcgttataggtcatgtttagagctaaaatgacatttacgctcccaactttgaactaaagaacctaaggactcatttgattcttattacatgactaatatacatagttttaactttctaaaactcattcgaatctatttatgcacatttaaggctcattaggtcgttataggtcaacaacgtacttaattatctctatagtctgcaactatatcttttaattttatgcttcaatggaatgtaaagacaatatcgtgagtgtaaactttggtactcatatatattttccttccatgcaacttgcaggctagggatcgagtcgattgg
This sequence is a window from Spinacia oleracea cultivar Varoflay chromosome 1, BTI_SOV_V1, whole genome shotgun sequence. Protein-coding genes within it:
- the LOC130462989 gene encoding uncharacterized protein — encoded protein: MLSIFTILDAFLIKSSYIISVKLLWRGEECWTEFLNLLNVAEAAATAASSPHFPLNTTDFIVRRTGILRPTVSEKILDVMHQNAQNCLASCPIQAVDEVAARELIPNLSTPLNRAFFMPKAVNVNPHHYLKALFLASEHLAKRLSSTGFPGKEIALHKKVVTSLSEVGDEYDVVIVCLGARVDMLADLSGMLPLRTCRGIVAHLQLNDPLW